A DNA window from Thermodesulfobacteriota bacterium contains the following coding sequences:
- a CDS encoding OsmC family protein: MDLVNIKHEGGLCFSVNVRNHRFLVDMAKDEGGADKGPSPAELLVAALGSCVGAHIATYCQTADIPHKGMELDLTFQAVKEGNKLRISSIVGDISLPKDPGPRSKAVLRAGKNCIIRNTLAQGPEIDLEL; this comes from the coding sequence ATGGACCTCGTCAATATCAAGCATGAAGGTGGGCTCTGTTTTTCGGTCAATGTACGTAATCATCGATTTCTGGTGGACATGGCAAAAGATGAAGGTGGGGCTGATAAAGGTCCTTCACCAGCGGAATTATTGGTTGCTGCCCTAGGATCATGCGTTGGTGCTCACATTGCCACGTATTGCCAGACAGCCGATATTCCCCATAAGGGGATGGAATTAGACTTAACCTTTCAAGCTGTCAAAGAAGGAAACAAGTTAAGGATTTCAAGTATTGTGGGGGATATATCTCTCCCAAAAGATCCTGGTCCCCGTTCTAAAGCAGTCTTAAGGGCTGGGAAAAACTGTATTATCAGAAATACATTGGCACAAGGGCCTGAAATTGATCTGGAGTTGTAA
- a CDS encoding dissimilatory sulfite reductase D family protein encodes MEEDKKLILDTLKGKTGKTKFYLKDFNAMFPDWKPRDVKKLVNSMVTEGLLEYWSSGSTTLIGLKGAGKQHGAEDEE; translated from the coding sequence ATCGAAGAGGATAAAAAACTTATACTCGATACATTAAAGGGCAAGACAGGCAAGACAAAGTTCTATTTGAAAGACTTCAATGCTATGTTTCCAGACTGGAAGCCAAGAGACGTAAAGAAGCTTGTAAACTCAATGGTTACTGAGGGGCTCCTTGAGTACTGGTCAAGTGGTAGCACTACACTCATCGGACTCAAGGGTGCCGGCAAGCAACACGGCGCTGAGGATGAGGAGTAG
- a CDS encoding cobyrinate a,c-diamide synthase, translating into MRSRKSKEMAVNCSRVAFSALRGNSGKTLLTVGAAACLRRAGQAFSPFKKGPDYIDAAWLSLASGLPCYNLDTFLMGREGLFSSFAIHTNQTHGALVEGNRGLFDGMDPQGSYSTAELAKMLQIPVVLVVDCSMATRTVAAMIFGCQHFDPEVSIKGVVLNRISGNRHESIVRTAIEEKCGIPVLGAVPKMKGGVFPERHMGLVPPQEHPDARKAVDEAARIVERYIDVERIWKIAVDAPFLSYDDPSKDGKEKALPLNSSKMPRIGVIRDSAFWFYYPDNLEALEKLGAKIVECSALVQDELPPIDALYIGGGFPETHAEKLASNRNFKRSLREAVERGLPVYAECGGLMYLGEQLIVEKKTFPMVGVFPLTFVLQEKPEGHGYTIMEVDQPNPYFGVGETLCGHEFHYSKILDWGKDQLTPAFRVKRGYGIDGRRDGLCYKNVLATYSHLHALGTDKWARSLFDNAACYSRKHAKNREDASLCGRCFPVALNF; encoded by the coding sequence ATGAGGAGTAGAAAAAGTAAAGAGATGGCAGTAAACTGTTCGAGGGTAGCCTTCTCTGCCCTTCGAGGAAACTCAGGCAAGACTCTCCTCACAGTAGGGGCAGCAGCCTGTCTTCGCAGGGCAGGGCAGGCGTTTTCTCCTTTTAAAAAAGGCCCTGATTATATAGATGCAGCCTGGCTTTCTCTGGCATCTGGTCTGCCCTGTTACAATCTGGATACATTCTTGATGGGAAGAGAGGGTCTCTTTTCTTCCTTTGCAATCCATACTAACCAAACCCATGGTGCCCTGGTGGAGGGCAATAGAGGCCTTTTCGATGGTATGGATCCACAGGGGAGTTACAGCACCGCCGAGCTTGCAAAAATGCTTCAGATTCCAGTTGTTCTGGTAGTCGATTGTAGTATGGCAACACGTACTGTTGCCGCCATGATATTTGGCTGTCAACATTTTGATCCTGAAGTTTCTATAAAAGGAGTTGTCCTGAATCGGATTTCAGGGAACCGTCACGAATCCATTGTGCGTACTGCAATAGAAGAGAAATGTGGGATTCCTGTATTAGGGGCTGTTCCCAAAATGAAGGGTGGGGTTTTTCCAGAAAGGCATATGGGATTAGTTCCGCCCCAGGAACACCCGGATGCCAGAAAAGCTGTAGATGAAGCTGCCAGAATTGTTGAACGGTATATAGATGTGGAGAGGATATGGAAGATTGCAGTCGATGCCCCTTTTTTGAGTTATGATGATCCCAGTAAAGATGGGAAAGAAAAAGCATTGCCCCTAAATTCATCAAAAATGCCGCGGATTGGGGTAATTAGGGATTCAGCTTTCTGGTTCTACTATCCTGATAACCTGGAAGCTCTGGAAAAGCTTGGAGCGAAAATAGTGGAGTGCAGTGCCCTTGTTCAGGATGAACTCCCTCCCATAGATGCTCTCTACATAGGGGGAGGCTTTCCTGAAACCCATGCTGAAAAGTTAGCATCCAATCGGAATTTTAAAAGATCTCTGCGTGAGGCTGTAGAAAGAGGCCTTCCCGTTTATGCTGAGTGTGGAGGGCTGATGTATTTGGGGGAACAACTGATCGTTGAAAAGAAGACATTTCCAATGGTGGGAGTTTTTCCTCTGACCTTTGTTTTACAAGAAAAACCTGAGGGTCATGGGTACACTATCATGGAGGTAGATCAGCCCAATCCTTATTTCGGGGTAGGAGAGACCTTGTGTGGTCATGAATTTCACTATTCGAAAATCCTCGACTGGGGAAAAGATCAACTTACACCGGCATTTAGGGTCAAGCGAGGATATGGTATTGACGGGAGAAGGGATGGCCTCTGCTATAAGAATGTCCTGGCTACCTACTCTCATTTGCATGCTTTAGGAACAGATAAGTGGGCTAGAAGTCTATTTGATAATGCCGCTTGTTATAGCCGGAAACATGCTAAAAATAGAGAAGATGCGTCTTTATGTGGAAGATGCTTCCCCGTTGCTCTCAATTTCTAG
- the dsrM gene encoding sulfate reduction electron transfer complex DsrMKJOP subunit DsrM, translated as MGLWFSLFTVVILVLLVFMGVGVVGLNSLFGIVIPYVALLVFLVGIVYRVGKWTRAPVPFRIPTTCGQQKSHPWIKANNLESPYNVLGVMARMVLEVLLFRSLFRNTRAELRDGPRVVYGGTKWLWLAGLAFHWSFLLILLRHLRFFTEPIPFFVNLFESMDGLFEIGVPTLYMTDIIILLAVTYLFLRRVVIPQIRYISLAADYFPLFLILGVALSGVLMRHFYKVDIFKVKELAIGLFSFHPVVPEGIGLAFYIHLFLVCTLLAYFPFSKLMHMGGVFLSPTRNLANNNRMRRHVNPWNYPVKVHTYEAYEDEFREKMKAVGLPVEKE; from the coding sequence ATGGGTCTATGGTTTTCTCTGTTCACGGTTGTAATACTTGTTTTGCTTGTCTTCATGGGAGTGGGGGTGGTAGGACTGAATTCCCTCTTTGGAATTGTTATACCCTATGTGGCTCTTCTCGTTTTCCTCGTTGGAATCGTATATCGTGTTGGGAAATGGACCAGGGCACCTGTCCCTTTCCGAATTCCCACTACCTGTGGTCAGCAGAAATCACATCCATGGATAAAGGCAAACAATCTTGAGAGTCCTTACAATGTGTTAGGTGTTATGGCAAGGATGGTTCTTGAGGTACTTCTATTCCGTTCCCTTTTCAGAAATACAAGAGCCGAATTAAGGGATGGCCCGAGGGTTGTATACGGGGGAACCAAGTGGCTCTGGCTGGCAGGGCTGGCCTTTCACTGGTCTTTTCTCTTGATTCTTTTAAGGCACCTGAGGTTCTTTACTGAGCCCATACCTTTCTTTGTGAATCTGTTTGAGAGTATGGATGGATTGTTCGAGATAGGGGTGCCAACACTCTACATGACCGATATCATCATCTTGCTGGCAGTGACGTACCTTTTTCTCAGAAGGGTAGTTATTCCACAGATTCGATACATCTCCCTTGCTGCTGACTATTTTCCTCTATTTCTTATCCTGGGTGTGGCACTTTCCGGCGTCCTTATGAGGCATTTTTATAAGGTAGATATTTTTAAAGTAAAGGAATTGGCTATTGGATTGTTCAGTTTTCATCCTGTGGTCCCTGAGGGGATTGGGCTGGCTTTCTATATCCATCTATTCCTTGTATGTACCTTGCTTGCCTACTTTCCCTTCAGCAAACTCATGCATATGGGGGGAGTTTTCCTCAGTCCCACCAGGAATCTGGCGAATAACAACCGTATGCGAAGACATGTCAACCCCTGGAATTACCCTGTGAAGGTTCATACATATGAAGCCTACGAGGACGAATTTAGAGAGAAAATGAAAGCAGTTGGACTGCCAGTGGAAAAGGAGTAA
- the dsrP gene encoding sulfate reduction electron transfer complex DsrMKJOP subunit DsrP yields MFEKALIGSKKYWGLVIGLLAVMGVGAIFYLQQWNYGLGITGMSRDVSWGLYIAQFTFLVGVAASAVMVVLPYYLHNYKAFGRITILGEFVAVASVIMCVTFIIADLGQPTRAFNLLLHPTPSSILFWDTIVLSGYLLLNILIGWNVLASERKSVPPPAWVKPLIYISIPWAVSIHTVTAFIYAGLPGRGFWLTAIMAPRFLASAFAGGPALLILLSLIVRKFTKFDPGKDAIQNLGKIVAYAMSVNVFFVLLEIFTVFYSQIPEHMHHFEYIFAGLGEHVKLVPWMWTSVSLAVISLILLINPVTRRREGILALACVIVFFSLWIEKGFVLIVTGFIPSPLGRVFEYSPTVPEVFITLGVWAMGFLILAILYKIAIAVKEEIGA; encoded by the coding sequence ATGTTTGAAAAGGCTTTGATTGGAAGTAAAAAATACTGGGGTTTAGTGATTGGTCTGCTTGCTGTCATGGGGGTAGGTGCAATTTTCTATCTCCAGCAGTGGAATTATGGCTTAGGTATAACAGGTATGAGCAGGGATGTTTCATGGGGGCTTTACATTGCCCAGTTTACATTCCTTGTAGGTGTTGCAGCTTCGGCGGTTATGGTGGTCCTGCCTTATTACCTGCATAACTACAAGGCATTCGGAAGGATTACAATCCTGGGTGAGTTTGTGGCTGTGGCTTCCGTTATTATGTGTGTGACATTTATTATTGCAGATCTGGGTCAACCGACCAGGGCATTTAACTTACTACTTCATCCTACCCCCAGTTCGATCCTCTTCTGGGATACTATTGTCTTGAGCGGTTACCTCCTTCTAAATATTCTCATAGGCTGGAATGTCCTGGCTTCTGAACGAAAGTCGGTACCACCGCCTGCCTGGGTAAAACCCTTGATATACATTTCCATACCATGGGCAGTCAGTATTCACACGGTAACAGCCTTCATTTACGCTGGTCTTCCTGGTAGAGGTTTCTGGCTTACGGCTATTATGGCGCCCCGTTTTCTGGCTTCGGCGTTTGCAGGGGGGCCTGCCCTACTGATCTTATTGAGCCTTATAGTAAGGAAGTTTACAAAGTTCGACCCGGGAAAGGATGCCATTCAAAATCTTGGGAAGATCGTTGCCTATGCCATGTCAGTTAATGTGTTTTTTGTTCTGCTTGAAATCTTTACTGTCTTTTACAGTCAAATACCAGAACACATGCATCACTTTGAGTATATCTTTGCCGGTTTGGGTGAACATGTAAAACTGGTACCATGGATGTGGACTTCTGTTTCACTAGCGGTAATTTCTCTTATCCTATTGATTAACCCTGTTACACGCAGGCGGGAGGGTATCCTGGCATTGGCATGTGTGATAGTGTTCTTTTCCCTGTGGATAGAGAAGGGGTTTGTCCTGATAGTTACCGGATTTATCCCATCGCCTTTAGGTAGAGTATTTGAATATTCACCCACAGTCCCTGAGGTATTTATTACCCTTGGGGTTTGGGCAATGGGGTTCCTGATACTTGCAATTCTGTACAAGATAGCCATAGCAGTTAAGGAAGAGATAGGTGCATAA
- the dsrJ gene encoding sulfate reduction electron transfer complex DsrMKJOP subunit DsrJ, with amino-acid sequence MNNRTIIVAGLIIFLCLITFPVWYNVVGGKAASAPELKIVSNEKQCVESTKYMRSKHMQLLNDWRNSVVRDDKRTYIALDGKKYNMSLSNTCLNCHSNKADFCDKCHNYVEVTPTCWNCHVVPEGSKL; translated from the coding sequence ATGAATAACAGAACTATAATCGTAGCCGGGCTAATCATATTCCTCTGCCTTATAACTTTTCCTGTCTGGTATAATGTAGTTGGGGGGAAAGCCGCATCCGCCCCCGAACTTAAAATTGTTAGCAATGAGAAACAGTGTGTAGAATCCACTAAATATATGAGAAGCAAACACATGCAGCTGTTAAATGACTGGCGAAATTCCGTTGTCCGTGATGATAAAAGGACTTACATAGCTCTTGATGGAAAGAAATATAATATGAGTCTTTCCAATACATGCTTAAACTGTCATTCAAATAAGGCTGATTTTTGCGACAAGTGTCACAACTATGTTGAAGTGACACCTACCTGTTGGAATTGCCATGTCGTACCGGAGGGGAGCAAGTTATGA
- the dsrK gene encoding sulfate reduction electron transfer complex DsrMKJOP subunit DsrK — translation MSNVPKPDELMGIDHKPPKKGWMDVPVDFKPGTYSYPAKGKNLKILDMPNPREWSPTDEDWKLPENWKEIVREGFKDRLDKYRSFQLFMDICVRCGACADKCHFFIGSGDPKNMPVLRAELMRSVYRKDFTTSGKIFGKLAGARELTEDVIKEWFYYFYQCTECRRCSVFCPYGIDTAEITMMGRELLHLLGCGINWAMEPVANCFRTGNHLGIQPHGFKDTLEFFADDIEDLTGIKINVPLNKKGAEILFVVPSGDYFGDPGTYTCMGYMMLFHELGLDYTWSTYASEGGNFGLFTSHEMIKRLNAKIYAEAKRLGVKWILGGECGHMWRVMHQYMDTMNGPADFLEVPTSPITGTRFENAKSTKMVHITEFTSDLMKHNRLRLDPSRNDNLIVTFHDSCNPARAMGLIEEPRYVIKNVCNHFYEMPENTIKEQTFCCGGGAGLGNDENMEMRLRGGFPRGNAVRYVQEKYGVNRLACVCAIDRATLIPVCDYWAPGVEVTGVHEMVANALVMKGEKKRETNLRGEPLPGKEDIEDE, via the coding sequence CTGTCAAATGTTCCGAAACCTGATGAGCTTATGGGGATAGACCATAAGCCTCCTAAAAAGGGGTGGATGGATGTCCCTGTTGATTTTAAACCGGGCACTTATAGTTATCCTGCAAAGGGCAAGAATCTTAAGATTCTTGATATGCCGAATCCGAGGGAATGGTCACCGACCGATGAGGACTGGAAACTGCCCGAAAACTGGAAGGAGATTGTCCGAGAAGGGTTCAAGGATCGGCTCGACAAGTACCGTTCTTTTCAACTCTTCATGGATATATGTGTAAGATGTGGTGCCTGTGCTGATAAATGCCACTTCTTTATCGGTTCTGGAGATCCCAAAAATATGCCTGTCCTCAGGGCAGAGCTGATGAGATCAGTGTACCGGAAGGACTTTACCACGTCAGGCAAGATATTTGGAAAACTAGCAGGGGCGAGAGAGCTTACCGAAGATGTCATAAAAGAGTGGTTTTACTACTTTTATCAATGCACCGAATGCCGTCGTTGTTCGGTTTTCTGCCCTTATGGTATTGATACAGCTGAGATTACCATGATGGGTAGAGAGCTTCTCCATTTACTTGGTTGTGGCATCAACTGGGCTATGGAGCCTGTGGCAAATTGTTTCAGGACAGGGAATCACTTGGGTATACAGCCTCATGGGTTCAAGGATACGCTTGAATTTTTTGCTGACGACATAGAAGATTTGACAGGGATCAAGATAAATGTTCCCCTTAATAAAAAAGGAGCAGAAATCCTCTTTGTTGTACCTTCCGGTGATTACTTCGGTGATCCTGGTACTTACACCTGCATGGGTTACATGATGCTCTTCCATGAACTGGGCCTTGATTACACCTGGAGTACATACGCCTCTGAAGGCGGAAACTTTGGCTTGTTTACATCACATGAGATGATAAAGAGGCTTAATGCCAAGATATATGCTGAGGCAAAGAGGTTAGGGGTAAAATGGATACTTGGGGGAGAATGTGGACACATGTGGAGGGTAATGCATCAGTATATGGATACGATGAATGGACCTGCGGACTTTCTTGAAGTGCCAACTTCTCCTATTACTGGAACGCGGTTCGAGAACGCCAAATCCACAAAGATGGTCCATATCACGGAGTTTACCTCTGACCTTATGAAGCACAACAGATTGAGATTGGATCCCAGCAGGAATGACAACCTGATAGTAACCTTCCATGATTCCTGTAACCCCGCTAGAGCTATGGGACTTATAGAAGAACCACGATATGTAATTAAGAATGTCTGCAACCATTTCTATGAAATGCCGGAAAATACTATAAAAGAGCAAACATTCTGCTGCGGGGGTGGTGCCGGATTGGGCAACGACGAAAATATGGAGATGAGATTAAGGGGAGGTTTTCCAAGAGGAAATGCTGTGAGGTATGTTCAGGAAAAGTACGGGGTAAACCGTCTTGCATGTGTCTGCGCTATTGACAGGGCTACTCTCATACCTGTATGCGACTACTGGGCTCCCGGGGTTGAGGTTACAGGCGTACATGAGATGGTAGCAAATGCCCTGGTGATGAAAGGGGAGAAGAAAAGAGAAACGAACCTTAGGGGTGAACCCCTGCCAGGAAAGGAGGACATAGAGGATGAATAA
- a CDS encoding TusE/DsrC/DsvC family sulfur relay protein — protein MPQIEIGGQTYEVDEDGFLQELDKWSKEFAQGYAAMEGIEGELTEDHWKLINYIRDYYAQYGIAPMIRKLCKDCDFKLKYIYELFPSGPAKGACKLAGLSKPTGCV, from the coding sequence ATGCCACAAATTGAAATTGGAGGCCAGACCTACGAAGTTGATGAAGATGGTTTCCTTCAGGAACTTGATAAATGGAGTAAGGAATTTGCGCAGGGTTACGCCGCCATGGAAGGTATTGAAGGAGAACTTACTGAAGACCATTGGAAGCTTATCAATTATATAAGGGATTACTATGCCCAGTATGGTATTGCCCCAATGATCAGAAAGCTCTGCAAGGACTGTGATTTTAAACTGAAGTACATATATGAACTGTTTCCATCAGGACCGGCAAAAGGGGCATGCAAACTGGCAGGACTATCTAAGCCTACCGGCTGTGTGTAA
- a CDS encoding RsbRD N-terminal domain-containing protein produces MLENFLRQKKATILKRWFDMILETYPPDTSRFLKHEKNQFANPVGNTILLEIEDIYEELLRGRDSEKLSDFLDRIIKIRAIQDFSPAQAVAFVFHLKSAIREELGGEICGDHLFEELLEFELRIDKLALLAFNTYMKCREKVYQIRVNEIRNRTFRLLERVNLIGEISEQELDISLPSDY; encoded by the coding sequence ATGTTGGAAAACTTTTTAAGACAAAAGAAGGCCACTATTCTGAAAAGGTGGTTTGACATGATACTGGAGACTTATCCCCCTGATACTTCAAGGTTTTTGAAGCACGAAAAGAATCAGTTTGCTAATCCGGTGGGAAATACGATATTATTGGAGATAGAGGATATATATGAAGAGCTTCTCCGTGGTAGAGACTCTGAAAAACTCTCTGACTTTCTCGACAGGATTATCAAAATAAGGGCTATTCAGGATTTTTCTCCTGCCCAGGCCGTGGCGTTTGTCTTTCATTTAAAGAGTGCGATAAGAGAGGAATTGGGAGGTGAAATTTGCGGAGATCACCTTTTTGAGGAGTTATTGGAATTCGAGCTCCGAATAGATAAACTCGCCCTTCTCGCCTTCAACACATATATGAAATGCAGGGAGAAGGTTTACCAAATCAGAGTAAACGAAATAAGAAACAGGACATTTAGGCTATTGGAAAGGGTAAATCTGATAGGTGAGATTTCAGAACAGGAACTGGATATATCTTTGCCTTCTGACTACTGA
- a CDS encoding nitrilase-related carbon-nitrogen hydrolase, which yields MEDVRVAAVMMCSVVGKTSDNLSRIESFVREAADKGVDIICFPEASITGYSVHEIISSYAEPIPGPSSDALVSISRATGLTILSGLIERGDGDSLFISHIVTSPHGLGSVYRKLHLAPNEGNIYSHGNEFSTYRHPKMIFGIELCYDTHFPELTTILALRGVEVLFLPYASPRETSVEKGERWLRYLSARAYDNSIFVVACNQVGNYDEGGSFPGVALVFDPKGNIIVDAYGDEEKIVIADLRVSDLIQVRKSKMGFFLSRRRPEIYGELSISQIDPTILNSDPLDFN from the coding sequence ATGGAAGATGTACGAGTTGCTGCGGTGATGATGTGTTCAGTTGTGGGGAAAACGTCTGATAACCTTTCGCGAATTGAATCGTTTGTCAGAGAGGCTGCTGATAAAGGGGTTGATATAATCTGTTTCCCTGAAGCGAGCATAACCGGTTACAGTGTCCATGAAATAATCAGCTCCTACGCTGAGCCGATTCCCGGTCCCAGCAGTGATGCCCTGGTTAGCATCTCCAGAGCTACTGGCTTAACAATATTGAGTGGTCTGATAGAAAGAGGGGATGGAGATAGCCTATTTATCAGTCATATTGTGACCTCACCCCATGGACTTGGTAGCGTCTACAGGAAACTCCACCTTGCTCCCAATGAGGGGAACATATACAGTCATGGTAATGAATTTTCCACTTATCGACATCCCAAAATGATCTTTGGCATTGAACTCTGTTATGACACGCATTTCCCTGAATTAACCACTATCCTCGCGTTGAGAGGGGTGGAGGTTCTCTTTCTGCCTTATGCCTCTCCACGAGAGACATCTGTGGAAAAGGGGGAACGATGGTTGCGATATCTGTCTGCACGTGCTTATGATAACAGCATTTTTGTGGTGGCATGTAATCAGGTAGGCAACTATGATGAAGGCGGATCGTTTCCCGGAGTGGCTCTGGTATTTGACCCAAAAGGTAATATAATAGTAGATGCCTATGGCGATGAGGAGAAGATTGTCATAGCTGATTTGAGGGTAAGTGATCTGATACAGGTACGAAAGAGTAAAATGGGTTTCTTTTTGAGCCGTCGTCGTCCCGAGATATATGGTGAACTTTCGATTTCACAAATTGACCCTACAATTCTAAATTCAGATCCATTAGATTTTAATTGA
- the dsrO gene encoding sulfate reduction electron transfer complex DsrMKJOP subunit DsrO: protein MKIDRRGFLKIGGLGILGVATKPVIDIFSKVKIAEASAQKGVLLEKRLGMVVNLKNCKDGCTDCIDACHSVHNVPKIANPKDEVKWIWTESYENAFPDQEHRFIGGGMKGRPAIILCNHCDNPSCVRVCPTKATFKRKDGIVMMDYHRCIGCRFCMAACPYGSRSFNWRDPRPFIKKINPDFPTRTKGVVEKCNFCEERLAKGLIPACVESCKNKALVFGDVEDSNSEIREILHSNYTIRRKPGLGTGPQIYYIV, encoded by the coding sequence ATGAAAATCGACAGAAGAGGATTCTTAAAGATAGGTGGGTTAGGCATATTGGGGGTTGCGACTAAACCCGTTATTGATATTTTTTCAAAAGTCAAGATAGCAGAGGCTTCGGCTCAAAAAGGGGTCTTGCTAGAAAAAAGATTGGGTATGGTTGTTAATTTGAAGAATTGCAAGGACGGATGCACAGATTGCATCGATGCCTGCCATAGTGTTCATAACGTACCTAAAATTGCCAACCCAAAGGATGAGGTCAAATGGATCTGGACTGAGTCTTACGAGAATGCGTTTCCAGACCAGGAACACCGATTTATCGGGGGCGGAATGAAGGGAAGGCCTGCCATTATACTCTGTAATCACTGTGATAATCCATCCTGTGTAAGAGTATGCCCCACGAAGGCTACATTTAAAAGAAAAGATGGAATCGTAATGATGGACTACCATCGTTGTATTGGATGCAGATTCTGTATGGCTGCTTGTCCCTATGGATCAAGGAGTTTTAACTGGAGAGACCCAAGGCCTTTTATCAAAAAGATTAATCCTGACTTCCCAACGAGGACCAAGGGGGTTGTGGAAAAATGCAATTTCTGTGAGGAAAGGCTTGCCAAAGGTCTTATCCCTGCGTGTGTCGAATCGTGCAAGAACAAGGCATTGGTTTTCGGTGACGTAGAAGACTCCAACTCGGAGATAAGGGAAATTCTTCACTCCAATTACACCATTCGACGTAAACCAGGCCTTGGTACAGGGCCTCAAATCTATTATATAGTGTGA